CAAGCCCGCGCTACCAGGCAGCCACGTCATGAGAACGAAACGGATAGAGATGGCGCCGCAGAGCCGCTACTGGTTGGCACTGGCCGTTATGGTCGGCCTGGCCGACCAGGTCATCAAGGGGCTGGTGCAGGCGCTGATGCCGTATGGCCAGACCATCCCGCTGACCCCATTCTTCAACTGGGGTCACTGGTGGAACACGGGGGCGGCCTTAAGCTTCCTCGCCGATTCAGGTGGCTGGCAGCGCTACCTCTTCCTGTGCTTTGCAGGGTTGGCGACTATCGTGCTGACGTTCCTGTTGTGCAGGCCCAGGCCCCGCCTGGAGGCGCTGGGGTACAGCTTGATGCTGGGTGGCGCGCTGGGTAATGGCATCGACCGCCTGGT
Above is a window of Halomonas sp. I5-271120 DNA encoding:
- the lspA gene encoding signal peptidase II, which codes for MAPQSRYWLALAVMVGLADQVIKGLVQALMPYGQTIPLTPFFNWGHWWNTGAALSFLADSGGWQRYLFLCFAGLATIVLTFLLCRPRPRLEALGYSLMLGGALGNGIDRLVRGYVVDYLDIYWREWHWPAFNLADIALFLGVIAFAIAALRERPSPRLSE